CACTGTAAAGTAAAAAATAAAGAATATTACTTTAGTTAATTTTTAAACTAACTAAATTTATAGTGTAAGTTTTTGATAAAAAAATAATTTTTAATTAAGCATTTTATAATTATAATTAATTATTACTTATGTAGTAAAACTTACTAGTAATAGTTTATGTTATATATTGCAATTTTTTTGAAATAAAAATTATCAGTATTATCAATATATTTTAAATAAGATATTCTTATTTAAACTTGCTTGAGAGACTATTTCATGTATCATGCTTTAATCCATAAAGAACTAAACCAAGCACAGCAAGCATTGCAAAATTTTATCAGAGATCCGTGTAATATAAACTCTATCGATAAGGCAGCAAAAATTATAGCCAATACTTTTAAAACTGGGGGTAAGGTAATCTCTTGTGGTAATGGAGGATCACATTGTGATGCAATGCATTTTGCTGAAGAGTTAACTGCTCGCTATCGAGAAAATCGCCCTGGTTATCCCGCGATTGCTATCTCAGATCCAAGCTATTTTTCTTGTGTGAGCAACGATTTTGGCTATGACCAAGTATTTTCACGCTATGTTGAAACAGTAGGAAAAAAGGGGGATATTTTATTAGGTATTACTACTTCTGGTAACTCAGTTAATATTATTCGTGCGATCGAGACTGCACGCACCAAAAATATGTTGGTTATTGTATTCACTGGAAAAGACGGTGGTAAAATGGCCGGCAGCGCTGATATA
The sequence above is drawn from the Candidatus Hoaglandella endobia genome and encodes:
- the lpcA gene encoding D-sedoheptulose 7-phosphate isomerase, which produces MYHALIHKELNQAQQALQNFIRDPCNINSIDKAAKIIANTFKTGGKVISCGNGGSHCDAMHFAEELTARYRENRPGYPAIAISDPSYFSCVSNDFGYDQVFSRYVETVGKKGDILLGITTSGNSVNIIRAIETARTKNMLVIVFTGKDGGKMAGSADIEICVHHFGYADRIQEIHIKIIHILILLIEKEMAI